The proteins below are encoded in one region of Nitrospira sp. SG-bin1:
- a CDS encoding aldehyde dehydrogenase, with the protein MQESRPFLVHGQWKSGALSAPVVDPFTGKLIAQVTHATESDVDEAIASTCSAAAAMEQLPGHARYNILQQVAALLYRRRDEVARAITAEAGKPITDAKREVNRAIQTFTVAAEEARRIAGEVVPLDWTPGFDTHLGLLRRFPIGPILGITPFNFPLNLVAHKVAPALASGNPILIKPAPQTPLTALLLGEVALEAGVPPGGLNIVPCENVLAERMVVDPRFKLLSFTGSASVGWMLKAKCGKKKITLELGGNAGVMIEPDADLELAAQRCAAGGFGYAGQTCISVQRVFVHHSIADAFTTKLLMHVARLKVGDPADETTSIGPLIDLAAAQRVESWIGEAVAEGARVLLGGKRMGALVEATVLSNVRPDMKVSCREVFGPVVTVTPYRQLSEAVAMLNQSDYGLQAGLFTQDINKIFYAFRHLEVGAVLANEIPTFRADHMPYGGVKDSGLGREGVRAAIEDMTEPRMLIMNLKEPPGASEKSV; encoded by the coding sequence GTGCAGGAATCCCGTCCGTTCCTCGTTCATGGCCAGTGGAAGTCAGGCGCGCTCTCGGCCCCTGTGGTTGATCCGTTCACCGGCAAATTGATCGCGCAGGTCACCCACGCGACCGAATCCGATGTCGATGAAGCCATCGCGTCCACATGCAGTGCGGCGGCGGCGATGGAGCAGCTGCCGGGTCATGCCCGATACAATATCCTCCAACAGGTCGCCGCGTTGCTCTATCGGCGTCGAGATGAAGTGGCTCGGGCCATCACGGCCGAGGCCGGCAAGCCGATCACCGATGCGAAGCGGGAGGTCAATCGGGCGATTCAGACCTTTACCGTGGCGGCCGAGGAAGCGCGGCGGATTGCAGGGGAAGTGGTCCCATTGGATTGGACGCCTGGCTTCGATACTCACCTCGGCCTGCTCCGCCGTTTCCCCATCGGTCCGATTCTCGGCATTACCCCCTTCAACTTTCCGCTGAATCTGGTGGCGCACAAAGTGGCACCAGCCCTGGCGTCCGGCAATCCGATTTTGATCAAACCGGCCCCTCAAACGCCGTTGACGGCGCTGCTCCTTGGAGAGGTCGCGCTCGAGGCGGGGGTTCCTCCCGGCGGGCTGAATATAGTGCCGTGCGAGAACGTGCTTGCCGAGCGGATGGTCGTCGATCCGCGATTCAAGTTGTTGAGCTTCACGGGCAGCGCGTCGGTCGGATGGATGTTGAAGGCCAAGTGCGGCAAGAAAAAAATCACGCTCGAACTCGGCGGCAACGCCGGCGTGATGATCGAGCCCGATGCCGATCTTGAGCTGGCGGCCCAGCGTTGCGCGGCCGGGGGATTCGGGTATGCCGGTCAGACGTGCATTTCGGTGCAGCGGGTGTTCGTGCATCACTCGATCGCCGATGCGTTTACGACCAAGTTGCTCATGCACGTCGCTCGATTGAAAGTGGGCGATCCCGCCGACGAGACGACGAGCATCGGTCCGTTGATCGATCTCGCGGCCGCTCAGCGAGTGGAGAGTTGGATCGGCGAAGCCGTGGCGGAGGGCGCCCGTGTCTTGTTGGGTGGAAAACGGATGGGGGCTCTTGTTGAAGCGACGGTGCTGTCGAACGTGAGGCCCGACATGAAGGTCTCGTGTCGGGAGGTGTTCGGTCCGGTCGTGACCGTGACGCCGTACCGTCAGCTCAGCGAAGCCGTGGCGATGCTCAACCAATCCGACTATGGATTGCAGGCCGGTCTCTTCACGCAGGATATCAACAAAATCTTTTACGCCTTTCGGCATCTGGAAGTCGGAGCGGTCTTGGCCAATGAAATTCCAACCTTTCGCGCGGACCATATGCCCTACGGCGGCGTGAAAGATTCCGGGTTGGGGCGGGAGGGCGTGCGCGCCGCGATCGAAGACATGACCGAGCCACGCATGCTCATCATGAATCTGAAGGAACCGCCCGGCGCATCCGAAAAAAGTGTCTAG
- a CDS encoding pyruvoyl-dependent arginine decarboxylase codes for MVPTHMFLTRGVGVHKEKLASFEEALRSAGVAYCNLVSVSSILPPHCKIIPRKRGEKLLKPGEITFCVMARSETNERNRLISASVGLAKPTDRGTYGYLSEHHAHGETDEETGEYTEDLAAQMLATTLGVEFDPNVAWKEREQVFKMGGKIVQTLNITQSAVGKKGKWITVIALAVFIPPENVPNRPRR; via the coding sequence ATGGTACCTACGCATATGTTCCTAACGAGAGGAGTGGGAGTCCATAAAGAAAAGTTGGCCTCCTTCGAAGAAGCGCTGCGCAGCGCCGGTGTGGCCTACTGCAACCTGGTCAGCGTCTCATCCATCCTTCCTCCCCATTGTAAAATCATCCCGCGAAAACGCGGAGAGAAACTACTGAAGCCGGGAGAAATCACGTTTTGCGTCATGGCGCGTTCGGAGACGAATGAACGGAACCGGCTCATCTCGGCCTCCGTCGGACTGGCGAAACCCACCGACCGCGGCACATACGGCTATCTCTCGGAGCACCATGCGCACGGGGAGACGGACGAAGAAACGGGAGAGTATACGGAAGATCTGGCGGCGCAGATGCTGGCGACGACCCTCGGCGTCGAGTTCGATCCCAATGTCGCGTGGAAAGAGCGCGAGCAGGTTTTTAAAATGGGCGGGAAGATCGTGCAGACCCTCAACATCACCCAGTCGGCCGTCGGGAAGAAAGGGAAGTGGATCACCGTCATCGCGCTGGCGGTCTTCATTCCGCCGGAGAACGTGCCCAACCGTCCTCGCAGGTAG